From the genome of Phocoena phocoena chromosome 18, mPhoPho1.1, whole genome shotgun sequence, one region includes:
- the GJA3 gene encoding gap junction alpha-3 protein translates to MGDWSFLGRLLENAQEHSTVVGKVWLTVLFIFRILVLGAAAEEVWGDEQSDFTCNTQQPGCENVCYDRAFPISHVRFWVLQIIFVSTPTLIYLGHVLHLVRMEEKRKEREEERLKADGPPLGQDRPPVRDDRGKVRLAGALLRTYVFNIIFKTLFEVGFIAGQYFLYGFQLKPLYRCDRWPCPNTVDCFISRPTEKTIFIVFMLAVACVSLLLNMLEIYHLGWKKLKQGMTDPYRPDTPGSSVRAAKPACGRPFLLPSHSNPPALTIGFPPSYAPSASSLGQASAPGYPEPPPPAALPGTPGEGHPAGSPGGHQHLLATAPNWAGREAEQQTSAGKASPPSSAPAAPKPPAGPQQPPPEGGAGSSGDSDGEGAVTAVELHAPPELPADPGRSSKASKSSGGRARASDLAI, encoded by the coding sequence CGGCAAGGTCTGGCTGACCGTGCTGTTCATCTTCAGGATCCTGGTGCTGGGGGCCGCGGCCGAGGAGGTGTGGGGGGACGAGCAGTCGGACTTCACGTGTAACACACAGCAGCCGGGCTGCGAGAACGTGTGCTACGACCGCGCCTTCCCCATCTCGCACGTGCGCTTCTGGGTGCTGCAGATCATCTTCGTGTCCACGCCCACCCTCATCTACCTGGGCCACGTGCTGCACCTGGTGCGcatggaggagaagaggaaggagcgGGAGGAAGAGCGGCTGAAGGCCGACGGCCCGCCCCTCGGACAGGACAGGCCCCCGGTGCGCGACGACCGGGGCAAGGTCCGCCTGGCCGGCGCCCTGCTCCGCACCTACGTCTTCAACATCATCTTCAAGACGCTGTTCGAGGTGGGCTTCATCGCCGGGCAGTACTTCCTGTACGGCTTCCAGCTGAAGCCGCTGTACCGCTGTGACCGGTGGCCCTGCCCGAACACGGTGGACTGCTTCATCTCGCGGCCCACGGAGAAGACCATCTTCATCGTCTTCATGCTGGCCGTGGCCTGCGTGTCCCTCTTGCTCAACATGCTGGAGATCTACCACCTGGGCTGGAAGAAGCTGAAACAGGGCATGACCGACCCTTACCGCCCGGACACTCCCGGCTCCAGCGTGAGGGCCGCAAAGCCTGCGTGTGGGCGCCCCTTCCTGCTGCCCTCCCACTCCAACCCACCCGCCCTCACCATCGGGTTCCCGCCCTCCTACGCGCCCTCGGCCTCTTCCCTGGGGCAGGCGTCGGCCCCAGGCTACCCCGAGCCCCCTCCGCCGGCAGCCCTGCCCGGGACCCCCGGCGAGGGCCACCCGGCCGGCTCCCCCGGCGGCCACCAGCACCTGCTCGCGACGGCGCCGAACTGGGCCGGCCGGGAGGCCGAGCAGCAGACTTCTGCCGGGAAGGCCTCCCCGCCGTCGTCCGCGCCCGCAGCCCCGAAGCCCCCGGCCGGCCCCCAGCAGCCCCCTccggagggcggggcggggagctCGGGCGACAGCGACGGGGAGGGGGCGGTGACTGCCGTGGAGCTGCACGCGCCCCCCGAGCTCCCCGCAGACCCCGGCCGGTCCAGCAAGGCCAGTAAGTCCAGCGGCGGCCGGGCCAGGGCCAGTGACTTGGCCATCTAG